Below is a window of Humulus lupulus chromosome 9, drHumLupu1.1, whole genome shotgun sequence DNA.
ataaaaacaatataaaaaaataaataacctgaaaaaataataatcaaattacaaacatacccttccaaatttgattaagagtaaaactatggcataaaccaactcataaaagtgaaaattcttaaaaaaaaaaagacatagattaacttttttttttaaaaacccaTATTTTTGCCCACTCTATTAAAAATGTAATTTCCCCTATTTGTTATTATGATAGTTATTGTAATGTTCACATAAACGGAAATTTGTCACTAACCCACTGATCTCTGCCACTTCACCTAAGCCCAAACAAGTGAATTTCCCAGGAAACATGCAAGAACAAATTGTCAAATTCAACATTTGGACATGTGATAGTGAGaatatctttctttttttttatcagATGATTCAACATATCTTAAAAGACACAATTCCTGCATTTTCCCAATGTTTTCATTGGTATTTGCTTTTGACCGAATCACGATGTAAGAGTACACATGAATGATTAGACCAAAAGCTAGTGTAGTGTAACGATTTAATTTTTGTATCACACAATCCTCTGTTTAATTTCTACTGTTACTGTGTGGTTGATCTAGAACTTGGTCTGCAGATAATTGATAACATTTTTATCAAGTTGGAAAGACCTAGCCAAAACGTCTTCGGACATTTCAGGATTTGAGCCAAACACAGCGCCAGCGATTATAATCACGCCGGGATTTTGGCTGCTGAGGGCTGCAATGGCCACAGCATTTCCATGGCCAACATTCTTCTGGTAATGGACAAGACCAACAGGAAAGACGAACACATCACCCTTTTCAAGAACCTTTGTGATCCGACGGTTCTCGGGGCTTGACGTGATGAAACCGACTTCGAGACTTCCTTCAAGAACGGTCAAGATCTCCGAGGCACGAGGGTGAGTGTGAAGAGGGTTGACTCCTCTCGGGGCATAGTCAACGCGAACAAGTGAAATTCCAAGAGTATTGAGTCCTGGCAATTCTGATGCCGTAACTGCCTTCACTGCTGACCCTATTGGGTTCGAAGTGTTGCCTGATATGTGAAACCCGCTCAACAGAAAATCATCGGCTGTAACCTTTTTTGGATCCTTGCAGGCCAGACCATTCACGAACGCTGTCCAAACAATTGTTCAAAAGTAATTCTCTTATAACAATTACATAGTTTTCTTTGTCTCTTCATTTTCTTTGATTTACACGTTAAGAAAATTTCTACAGAAGAAATTTATTAAGCCTCTCTCTTTCCTAGATAACATAAATAAAGATTTTTTACATTCCCAATTAATACacgtttttttctttttcattttgacTTATAAAAATAGTCAATTAATTATGAAGATGGTAATTAGCATATGTTCAAATTTTGTAGCTAGGGAGAATATATAAAGATAGCCATACCTGGTCTTGATGTATCTGCAACACAAAAATCTTGAAGAGGACTAGGATCAAATGCTACGGCTAGCATTACTAACAAGGAACAAGCGCCAAAGCCTGAGAAAACTATCCAACTCGCCATTTGTCGATATTAGCAGAAGAAAacaagatttatatatatatgtaattagtATGTGGAAATGGTTAATTAAGTTCTGAAGTGGAGGAAGGACTTGGGACTTacttatatacaaaaaaaaaaaaaaaaacaaatttggaAAATGTGTAGAATTAATTAAGATACGCCTGGCGTTAAATGGAAGGCAAAAGATTTGCTTGGCCTACGACCGCGTGCTTGAGAAACGTGAGTAGTGATTTGGAGAGTGGGAGTGGCCACTGCTATGATCATTTTCTTATATTTGGCCAACGCAAATATGTTCAAATATTAGGGAACACACTACTTATGCCTTCCTTCATGCGGACTCTTCCAATTTATTTATATTACattttcacacacacacacacacacatatatatatattatgtgttcTCATACGGATACAGTGCAAATCTTTTACAAAATTAATTACCacattttatttggaaaaatatttgGTTATCGATACACACACTATTATTTGATGGAATAACAATATAATTCTTCCCACAAATCTACCTCGCCGTTGACCAGAAAACTCCCAATGGTTTATTATACTTGTACATATAGGCACCTGATGGTTACATAATTTTGAGCTTTCACCCAATTTTAGATGATGCTGTATATAAATTAAACTTATATACTTCAAgctattatttatatatagaggACATTTACCAAAAATAATGACATGGCTCATTCCTTAACGTCCATTTTCAAatggaatatatatttatatgtgacaTTATCTGCTTCCTTTTCTACTTTGCTTATATGTTCATAATTCGAAGTTGGGGATGTCTTACTTTGCTTAGACTCTACATTATTATGTATGTActaaacaaaatttaaaaactaaGTTCTTATAGATTTTGGTACGTATATAATAATAGAGTAATgatagttttttttctttaaaaagattATATTTATACTTGTACTTCTATTGTACACGGATTTGTTAAGGCATGTTGGCAGAGGGAGTGTGGACCATCTTAAAATATTTATCCAAAATTTACATCTTAAATAATTGTTATTTTCACTTTatattcaataaaataaaataaaatatcatttatCCTTTAAAGtttattattattcttattttttcTGCTACCGCACCCGATGATGTCTTAGATATGTAgaggaaataaataatttatagcATTGGGCATGATAGTAtgtatgtgcatgtgcatgtgtatttttgtttttttttttaataattaattgaaGCAATGCATGCgcttgtaattttttattttttttggattGAATGCTTGATATGAATGTGGTCTAATTATTACTGTGATTTTGCTCTTGCTTCGTTTACCGTCTTGTCTCGCTGTAATGATgaaaataattgtttaattacccCTACAAGTAACTTATTGACGACATGGTCCTTTATACTAGTattactaaacttttttatttgtttttaaaattatttcccTGATTCACcaattaaactttttaaattaTTCATGAATGTTTTGGGAAATTATTTTGTTCGTAGTATTTAGGTGCTCAATTTTTCTATAATGTTGGACACATTTGCGACGtagaaagaaaagaaacgaaCAATTGAGAGAATGTAATTCATATATGATACAGCGAGTACATGCATTACAGGCGCATAGCAATAACTAGAATTTGGAGACGGAAATAGAATTCTGAACACTTTCTAATGTTTGGTATTAGACTTGACTTTTCTCAATCCTATAAATTGAAATTAAGGGTTCAACTTTTCTTAATTCTGGTTTCAAGGAACCCACATGTACATATAGTTTTCAGAAGCCCATTAATATAAAACACtccaatattattgttattattgttttAACAAAAATTCTGAAATCAATAGTATTGTCCGTAATTTTATCATTGGACATGTGGCAGTCATTAGAGAAGTAAATAAGCTCCTCGGGAGATAGTAAACTTTTGTAAACCTCACTCAGAGCTCCTCAGAGTGTAGTCTCCTCCCAGCAAGTCGTTATCCCTTTTCAgacgtggatgtctccaagtgagggcACGTCTCGAGGACCACCCTAGCGGTCGTCTCGCCTTCTTGATCTGATAGTCTTCCAGGTCTAGGAATTTGTCCTTGGGGCCTGGAGAGAGCACCAGGATTCATTCACTGTAGCCTTAGGCCACCACAAGATCGTCTACCAGCTTTTTGGTtgcctcgagtagtggtgtcgagttcgtacactcggCAATTGATATTTCCTACAATGTCGCCTGCCACAGAAAAACGTGCAGCTGCATTCTGATAGTGTCAGAGACATGCCTTCTTTGAAAGAGTGGGCTGCAACCTGCGAATTGGGCCTCGTGCGATCCGCATGGGCCTACCGTCACCTTTGTCATAGAAATGTGTTTTAATTAGGCTTTTAATCTCACTTATGTGGGAATATTCTTGTAATAACTCCTCATTAAGAGAGTTAATGGCCCTCAACTTCTATAAATAGGCCTAGGGCACCATTGTAAAAGGGTTAACAACTTCTTCTACTCAGAGCGCtctatacgctgcctgagaaaaTCTCCATTAGAGCTTGccatctcaagcttcaagaacactaatactaaagactcgtggactagggttgttttataacatgaaccacgta
It encodes the following:
- the LOC133800765 gene encoding putative germin-like protein 2-1 → MASWIVFSGFGACSLLVMLAVAFDPSPLQDFCVADTSRPAFVNGLACKDPKKVTADDFLLSGFHISGNTSNPIGSAVKAVTASELPGLNTLGISLVRVDYAPRGVNPLHTHPRASEILTVLEGSLEVGFITSSPENRRITKVLEKGDVFVFPVGLVHYQKNVGHGNAVAIAALSSQNPGVIIIAGAVFGSNPEMSEDVLARSFQLDKNVINYLQTKF